Proteins encoded by one window of Arachis hypogaea cultivar Tifrunner chromosome 1, arahy.Tifrunner.gnm2.J5K5, whole genome shotgun sequence:
- the LOC112796379 gene encoding naringenin,2-oxoglutarate 3-dioxygenase, translated as MAPAKTLTHLAEQKTLESSFVRDEDERPKVAYNQFSDVIPVISLAGINDADGRRAEICKKIVEACEDWGIFQVVDHGVDTKLISEMTTLAKEFFALPPDEKLRFDMSGGKKGGFIVSSHLQGEAVQDWREIVTYFSYPIRNRDYSRWPDKPEGWMEVTKKYSEDLMGLACKLLEVLSEAMGLEKEALTKACVDMDQKVVVNYYPKCPQPDLTLGLKRHTDPGTITLLLQDQVGGLQATRDNGKTWITVQPVEGAFVVNLGDHGHFLSNGRFKNADHQAVVNSNSSRLSIATFQNPAPDAIVYPLKVEEGEKPVMEEPITFAEMYRRKMSKDLELANLKKLAKERQNLQGLNNTNKLEAKPLDQILA; from the exons atggCGCCAGCAAAAACCCTCACTCACTTGGCTGAGCAAAAAACTCTTGAGTCCAGCTTTGTGAGGGATGAAGATGAGAGGCCAAAAGTTGCCTACAACCAATTCAGCGACGTGATTCCGGTCATATCATTGGCCGGAATCAACGACGCAGATGGTCGTAGGGCCGAGATATGCAAGAAGATTGTTGAAGCATGCGAGGATTGGGGAATATTTCAGGTTGTGGATCATGGTGTGGATACCAAGCTCATTTCCGAGATGACAACTCTCGCTAAGGAGTTTTTCGCCTTGCCACCGGACGAGAAGCTTCGCTTCGACATGTCCGGTGGCAAGAAGGGTGGTTTCATTGTCTCTAGCCATCTCCAA GGAGAAGCAGTGCAAGATTGGAGGGAGATAGTGACATACTTTTCATACCCGATTCGCAACCGCGACTACTCGAGGTGGCCGGACAAGCCGGAAGGATGGATGGAGGTGACGAAAAAGTACAGCGAGGACCTGATGGGGCTTGCATGCAAGCTCCTAGAGGTCCTCTCAGAGGCAATGGGGCTAGAAAAAGAAGCACTAACAAAAGCATGTGTGGACATGGACCAAAAGGTTGTGGTGAATTATTACCCAAAATGCCCTCAACCAGACCTCACACTTGGATTGAAGAGGCACACAGACCCAGGCACCATCACACTCCTTCTTCAAGATCAGGTTGGTGGGCTTCAAGCTACAAGAGATAATGGTAAGACTTGGATCACTGTTCAGCCTGTGGAAGGTGCCTTTGTTGTCAATCTAGGAGATCATGGTCAT TTCTTAAGCAATGGTAGGTTCAAGAATGCTGATCACCAAGCCGTTGTGAACTCAAACTCTAGCCGTTTATCCATCGCCACATTCCAAAATCCGGCACCGGATGCGATCGTATACCCTCTTAAGGTCGAGGAGGGAGAGAAGCCGGTGATGGAGGAGCCGATCACCTTCGCCGAGATGTATAGGAGGAAGATGAGCAAGGACCTTGAGCTTGCTAACCTAAAGAAGCTAGCCAAGGAGAGGCAAAACCTCCAAGGCTTGAACAACACAAACAAATTGGAAGCCAAGCCTCTTGATCAAATTCTTGCTTAA